One region of Roseovarius faecimaris genomic DNA includes:
- a CDS encoding trypsin-like serine peptidase codes for MSFTLKPTRMSVSDLRPTLSCRVGVPARTRSARHWIELALATDAALFDPEAKPRRGPANFATFKTRFPLVGDSAVLHIPPATLLALSGGARLYAGAALFDAETGGVALSVIRPDADSVYVAAEGFTGAGITQRFGFAGRPGLTGAALPAASVTPAWAGDLPDPHQALPAVSVPAPSSPPAPGPARPEPTTEGTSPMTSQQFLHQNTQLAQPQTAQTHPPGAFDYDDGFGTPPPPAQPPAQPMGGGMALPYGGGGGGNGPMADPLEYVLPEFDSYNPLDVLRTLRNAWSRYKNFTAGVSSTAQFPFSAIVLLQMHARSKADPTQEAQFLGTGAYIGEGLILTAAHNMAEDSAFEEAYKIDVFVGMNSKNGAGGTLDPAHALAAFSVNQSDWTINPHYTTNGDAHDIAVIRTSVAPPNGKYFKIANFSPRGDTKIAVCGYAGGSRAQKSSGFAWQKFLPTAKSDGKQHLDADRIRSTLAGGEAIAYNLHTLKGTSGSPVFIMPDDDTDEDADEQMQIIGVHRRSRNEGEPNTNFENVGVLMTPRKRDWALSGGTKAIALDYAQEQAYAEPMVEPATWVAIASLVGTATSAGIAGLKSSDGDITWNLQKMEGWLNPGEHPTPTIPDNIPPDTMGETTFIEIKSPEYKGTFQGDMYAHFHLRFRWNNAGVGGIVIDKQPYDTKDNLTGGMLVTMQITPLLQTFKSIDDPNHQVAAVEVKMQYAYQWTASNSDHVTVIYQFYGDGTWDSRVVGGQKTLSDNSLTYTPRQRT; via the coding sequence ATGAGCTTCACCCTGAAACCCACCCGCATGTCGGTCAGCGATCTGCGCCCGACGCTCAGTTGCCGCGTCGGCGTGCCCGCGCGCACCCGGTCGGCGCGGCACTGGATCGAACTGGCCTTGGCCACCGATGCCGCGCTGTTTGATCCCGAGGCAAAGCCACGCCGCGGCCCGGCCAACTTTGCCACGTTCAAGACCCGCTTCCCGTTGGTTGGCGACAGTGCTGTGCTGCATATCCCGCCCGCCACCTTGCTCGCCCTGTCCGGTGGCGCGCGGCTTTACGCGGGGGCCGCGCTGTTCGATGCCGAAACAGGCGGCGTGGCCCTGTCCGTGATCCGCCCGGATGCCGACAGCGTCTATGTCGCCGCCGAAGGTTTCACTGGCGCAGGTATTACCCAGAGGTTCGGTTTTGCCGGGCGGCCGGGGCTTACCGGCGCGGCACTCCCCGCGGCATCCGTTACGCCCGCCTGGGCCGGGGACCTTCCCGATCCGCATCAGGCACTTCCGGCTGTGTCCGTTCCCGCGCCGTCCTCCCCTCCCGCTCCGGGGCCTGCCAGGCCCGAGCCCACAACAGAAGGAACATCCCCCATGACTTCGCAACAGTTTCTGCATCAGAACACACAATTGGCTCAGCCTCAGACCGCCCAGACGCACCCGCCGGGCGCATTTGACTATGATGACGGCTTTGGCACCCCGCCGCCGCCCGCACAGCCGCCCGCGCAGCCGATGGGCGGTGGAATGGCCCTGCCTTATGGCGGCGGCGGAGGCGGCAACGGGCCGATGGCGGACCCGCTTGAATATGTCCTGCCTGAGTTCGACAGCTACAATCCTCTCGATGTGCTGCGCACCCTGCGCAACGCCTGGAGCCGCTACAAGAATTTCACCGCGGGTGTGTCGAGCACCGCGCAGTTTCCCTTCAGCGCCATCGTGCTCTTGCAGATGCATGCCCGCAGTAAAGCGGATCCGACCCAGGAAGCACAGTTTCTGGGGACAGGAGCGTATATTGGCGAGGGTTTGATCCTGACTGCGGCGCATAACATGGCCGAGGACAGCGCCTTCGAGGAAGCCTACAAGATCGACGTTTTTGTCGGCATGAATTCAAAGAACGGTGCCGGGGGCACACTTGATCCGGCGCACGCGCTCGCTGCTTTCTCGGTGAACCAGTCGGACTGGACGATCAACCCGCATTACACCACCAATGGTGATGCCCATGACATCGCGGTGATCCGCACTTCGGTCGCCCCGCCAAATGGCAAGTATTTCAAGATCGCCAATTTCTCGCCGCGCGGCGACACCAAGATTGCCGTGTGCGGTTATGCCGGTGGCAGCCGAGCGCAGAAGTCCAGCGGCTTTGCCTGGCAGAAATTCCTGCCCACCGCAAAAAGTGACGGCAAGCAGCATCTCGATGCTGACCGCATCCGCTCCACCCTCGCCGGGGGTGAGGCCATCGCCTATAACCTGCATACCCTCAAGGGCACTTCAGGCTCGCCCGTCTTCATCATGCCCGATGACGATACAGATGAGGATGCCGACGAGCAGATGCAAATCATCGGCGTCCATCGCCGCAGCCGTAACGAGGGTGAACCCAACACGAATTTCGAGAATGTCGGCGTGCTGATGACCCCGCGCAAGCGGGACTGGGCGCTGTCCGGCGGGACCAAGGCCATCGCGCTCGATTATGCGCAGGAACAGGCATATGCCGAGCCGATGGTCGAACCTGCCACATGGGTCGCCATCGCATCGCTTGTGGGCACGGCCACGAGTGCCGGGATCGCCGGACTCAAAAGCTCGGATGGCGACATCACCTGGAACCTGCAGAAGATGGAAGGTTGGCTGAACCCGGGCGAACATCCAACACCGACAATCCCCGACAACATCCCCCCCGATACGATGGGGGAAACGACATTCATCGAAATCAAGAGCCCCGAATACAAAGGCACGTTCCAGGGCGATATGTATGCCCATTTCCATCTGCGGTTCCGTTGGAATAATGCCGGTGTCGGCGGCATCGTCATCGACAAACAGCCCTATGACACCAAGGACAACCTGACCGGTGGCATGCTGGTGACGATGCAGATCACCCCGCTTCTGCAGACCTTCAAATCGATAGACGATCCCAACCACCAGGTCGCTGCCGTTGAGGTGAAGATGCAATATGCCTATCAGTGGACCGCCTCAAATTCCGATCATGTGACGGTGATCTACCAGTTCTACGGTGACGGCACCTGGGACAGCCGGGTTGTGGGCGGGCAGAAGACGCTGAGCGACAACTCGCTGACCTATACCCCGCGCCAGAGAACGTGA